A section of the Glandiceps talaboti chromosome 8, keGlaTala1.1, whole genome shotgun sequence genome encodes:
- the LOC144439108 gene encoding uncharacterized protein LOC144439108 produces MLEFKLSFVLFFHVLLQVSNIGTGAVIPESAKLSSSFGSDPSWKDQSVQCEAIATFQRETALQCAMQCVQILSCLSFNFCSHTPSCELCNATLEDDGYQLVAAPGCSYWQIDNNLSEIPPETTSTVQATVESCDATAHCNSRGDCTVVGSSNVCNCHTNWTGSKCQSQLGNPDSEEDD; encoded by the exons ATGTTGGAATTCAAGTTGAGTTTCGTGCTTTTCTTTCACGTTCTGTTACAAG TGAGTAATATTGGTACTGGAGCAGTAATCCCTGAATCGGCAAAATTGTCCTCCAGCTTCGGATCGGATCCGTCTTGGAAGGATCAAAGTGTACAATGCGAGGCTATCGCCACTTTTCAACGAGAGACGGCATTGCAGTGTGCTATGCAATGTGTTCAAATATTGTCGTGCTTATCGTTCAATTTTTGTTCACACACTCCTTCATGCGAACTGTGCAACGCTACACTGGAGGACGATGGATATCAACTTGTGGCCGCACCAGGATGTTCATACTGGCAAATTGATAACAACTTATCTGAAATTCCCCCGGAGACAACATCTACGGTTCAAGCTACA GTTGAGAGCTGTGATGCCACAGCGCATTGCAACAGCCGTGGTGATTGTACCGTTGTCGGGTCGTCAAACGTTTGCAACTGTCACACAAATTGGACTGGAAGTAAATGTCAAAGTCAGCTCG GCAATCCAGACTCTGAAGAAGACGACTAA